In Candidatus Delongbacteria bacterium, a single window of DNA contains:
- a CDS encoding cold shock domain-containing protein — protein sequence MLGTVRFFDEKHGYGFITCLGIEQDIFVHYSQIKVKGRKVLRPGQEVSFILVEGEKGPSAEAVRPQGDPA from the coding sequence ATGCTGGGAACCGTCCGCTTCTTTGATGAAAAGCACGGCTACGGCTTCATCACCTGCCTGGGGATCGAACAGGATATCTTCGTCCACTATTCGCAGATCAAGGTCAAGGGCCGCAAGGTCCTGCGACCCGGCCAGGAAGTGAGCTTCATCTTGGTGGAAGGGGAGAAGGGGCCGTCCGCTGAGGCCGTGCGGCCCCAGGGAGACCCCGCCTGA
- the lysF gene encoding homoaconitase: MPQNLVEKLTQRHAVDLEPGQLVQSGDLLSIRPAHVMTHDNTGAVIPKFRSIGARRLADPTQPVFALDHNVQDRSEANLAKYARIEAFAREMGVPFFPAGRGIGHQIMVEEGFAWPGTLMVASDSHSNMYGGVGCLGTPVVRTDAAAIWATGRTWWQVPPVARVTLSGALRPGVTGKDLILTLCGGFNQDEVLNHAVEFSGPGVAALSIDDRLAVANMTTEWGALVGLFPIDERLLEWLEARVAARPDHPRLRPERLAELRAQPPAADPGASYALELDVELESIRPWVAGPNSVKRARPVAALDTERIAVQKAYLVSCVNSRSSDLAQAADVLRGRQVAPGVEFYVSAASSEVQAAAEAEGSWEILLQAGARPLPPGCGPCIGLGTGLLEEGETGISATNRNFKGRMGHADSLAYLASPAVVAASAAAGYITGPLPLSDGVPSLRLERPLFVRPASTAVRVIEGFPAVLEGELVFCDVDNLNTDGIYAGKWTYQDEMGPADQAAVVMENYDPAFRQLARRGDLLVGGFNFGTGSSREQAATALKHFGIQLVLAGSFSETYKRNALNNGFLALEAPELVAALREAFPGKGEATRRTGWAARLDVRESVLLAQGRRFPLFPVGTAAQELILAGGLEAWVLSRLQA; the protein is encoded by the coding sequence ATGCCCCAGAACCTGGTGGAGAAACTGACCCAGCGCCACGCCGTGGACCTGGAACCCGGCCAGTTGGTGCAGTCCGGCGACCTGCTGAGCATCCGCCCGGCCCACGTCATGACCCACGACAACACAGGCGCCGTGATTCCCAAGTTCCGCTCCATCGGGGCCCGCCGGTTGGCGGATCCGACCCAGCCGGTCTTCGCCCTGGACCACAACGTCCAGGACCGCAGCGAGGCCAATCTGGCCAAGTACGCGCGCATCGAAGCCTTTGCCCGGGAGATGGGCGTGCCCTTCTTCCCCGCCGGCCGGGGCATCGGACACCAGATCATGGTGGAGGAGGGCTTCGCCTGGCCGGGCACGCTGATGGTGGCCAGCGACAGCCACTCCAACATGTACGGCGGCGTGGGCTGCCTGGGCACGCCCGTGGTGCGCACGGACGCCGCGGCCATCTGGGCCACGGGCCGCACCTGGTGGCAGGTGCCGCCGGTGGCCCGCGTGACCCTGAGCGGCGCGCTGCGGCCGGGCGTGACGGGCAAGGACCTGATCCTCACCCTCTGCGGCGGCTTCAACCAAGACGAGGTGCTGAACCACGCTGTGGAATTCAGCGGCCCGGGCGTGGCCGCGCTGAGCATCGACGACCGGCTGGCCGTGGCCAACATGACCACCGAGTGGGGCGCCCTGGTGGGGCTGTTCCCGATCGACGAGCGGCTGCTGGAGTGGCTGGAGGCCCGGGTGGCCGCCCGCCCGGACCATCCCCGCCTGCGCCCGGAGCGGCTGGCCGAGTTGCGCGCCCAGCCGCCCGCGGCGGATCCCGGGGCTTCGTACGCACTGGAATTGGACGTGGAGCTGGAGAGCATCCGGCCCTGGGTGGCCGGCCCCAACTCGGTCAAGCGCGCGCGGCCGGTGGCCGCCCTGGACACCGAGCGCATCGCCGTGCAGAAGGCCTATCTGGTGTCCTGCGTGAACAGCCGCAGCTCGGATCTGGCCCAGGCGGCAGACGTGCTGCGCGGGCGGCAGGTGGCGCCGGGGGTGGAGTTCTACGTCTCGGCGGCGTCCTCCGAGGTGCAGGCCGCGGCGGAGGCGGAGGGCAGCTGGGAGATCCTGCTCCAGGCCGGGGCACGCCCCTTGCCGCCGGGCTGCGGGCCCTGCATCGGGCTGGGCACGGGCCTGCTGGAGGAGGGGGAGACGGGAATCTCCGCCACCAACCGCAACTTCAAGGGCCGGATGGGCCACGCCGACTCGCTGGCCTACCTGGCTTCGCCGGCGGTGGTGGCCGCCTCGGCGGCGGCCGGCTACATCACCGGTCCGCTGCCACTGTCGGACGGCGTCCCAAGCTTGCGGCTGGAGCGCCCGCTCTTCGTGCGGCCTGCCAGCACGGCCGTGCGCGTCATTGAAGGCTTCCCCGCCGTCCTGGAGGGCGAACTGGTCTTCTGCGACGTGGACAACCTGAACACAGACGGGATCTACGCCGGCAAGTGGACCTACCAGGACGAGATGGGTCCGGCCGACCAGGCCGCAGTGGTGATGGAAAACTACGATCCGGCCTTCCGCCAGCTGGCCCGGCGTGGCGACTTGCTGGTGGGCGGCTTCAATTTCGGCACCGGCTCCAGCCGGGAACAGGCGGCCACGGCTCTCAAGCACTTCGGCATCCAGCTGGTGCTGGCGGGCAGTTTCAGCGAGACCTACAAGCGCAATGCGCTTAACAATGGCTTCCTGGCCTTGGAGGCTCCCGAGTTGGTGGCCGCGCTGCGCGAGGCCTTCCCGGGCAAGGGGGAGGCCACCCGGCGGACGGGCTGGGCGGCCCGGCTGGACGTGCGCGAGAGCGTGCTGCTGGCCCAGGGGCGACGCTTCCCGCTCTTCCCGGTGGGCACGGCGGCGCAGGAGCTGATCTTGGCCGGCGGGCTGGAGGCTTGGGTGCTTTCTCGCTTGCAGGCTTGA
- the tilS gene encoding tRNA lysidine(34) synthetase TilS, which produces MNPAASSLEDRVADRLHACLRPVERRWVVAVSGGADSLFLLQVAHRLAPRLGARLHVVHLNHGWRGADSDRDERLVRVQAARLGWPLSVACAPPLPAGRNKQDWARECRRHVLESCAGPDDVILLGHQAWDQSETVLAGLLKGKAPWGLRPLQERDGRWLRPLLGVGGAELRRRCGELGLEWREDASNADGTHERGHLRHRLLAPLRQVAGDEVDQLLAGIARKLAQAALEHAGNLEDLLVKLDLQPTPVGWSLERAPFLPYHEALSPDLLRRLGRRLGWWSRDPARRTLSLWARQLAEARSGSRFPLGSGRWLELGRERAWVVDGPWRPQLRRLRPGQEIQLLGKRISWNAGPLAGESWRPAAGDEARTVLLRSWLPGDRLRVSPTARRLLADLMGERGYAPAQKRLQLVLQVDGEIRWCPGLGRAWPPEPSGAKSPHTIWVGTCTSPSTR; this is translated from the coding sequence ATGAACCCCGCCGCCAGCAGCCTCGAAGACCGGGTCGCCGACCGCCTGCACGCGTGTCTGCGACCCGTTGAGCGTCGCTGGGTGGTGGCCGTCTCCGGCGGGGCCGACTCCCTCTTCCTGCTCCAGGTCGCGCACCGGCTGGCGCCCCGGCTGGGCGCCCGCCTGCACGTCGTCCACCTGAACCACGGCTGGCGCGGCGCGGACTCCGACCGCGACGAGCGGCTGGTGCGCGTCCAGGCCGCCCGGCTGGGCTGGCCCCTGAGCGTGGCCTGCGCCCCGCCCCTGCCCGCCGGCCGCAACAAGCAGGACTGGGCGCGGGAGTGCCGGCGCCACGTTCTGGAGTCCTGCGCGGGTCCCGATGACGTGATCCTGCTGGGACACCAGGCCTGGGACCAGAGCGAGACCGTGCTGGCCGGGCTGCTCAAGGGCAAGGCGCCCTGGGGGCTGCGGCCCCTGCAGGAGCGGGATGGCCGCTGGTTGCGGCCGCTGCTGGGGGTGGGCGGCGCCGAGCTGCGCCGCCGCTGCGGCGAGCTGGGGCTTGAGTGGCGCGAGGACGCCAGCAATGCGGACGGCACGCACGAGCGCGGCCACCTGCGGCACCGCCTGCTGGCCCCCCTGCGCCAGGTCGCCGGAGACGAGGTGGATCAGTTGCTGGCCGGGATCGCCCGCAAGCTCGCGCAGGCCGCCCTGGAACATGCGGGAAATCTGGAGGATCTGCTTGTCAAGCTTGACCTTCAGCCCACCCCCGTGGGTTGGTCGCTTGAACGGGCGCCCTTTCTTCCATATCATGAAGCGCTTTCCCCGGACCTGCTGCGGCGGCTGGGGAGGCGGCTCGGCTGGTGGTCGCGCGACCCCGCCCGGCGGACCTTGAGTCTCTGGGCGCGGCAGCTGGCGGAGGCGCGCAGCGGCAGCCGATTTCCTTTGGGTTCCGGCCGCTGGTTGGAACTGGGCCGGGAGCGGGCCTGGGTGGTGGACGGCCCCTGGCGTCCCCAGCTGCGCCGCCTGCGGCCGGGTCAGGAGATCCAGCTGCTGGGCAAGCGGATCAGTTGGAATGCCGGCCCCCTTGCGGGAGAATCCTGGCGGCCCGCCGCCGGGGACGAGGCCCGGACCGTGCTGCTGCGCAGCTGGCTGCCCGGGGATCGGCTGCGCGTCTCGCCGACGGCCCGACGCCTGTTGGCGGACCTGATGGGCGAGCGGGGCTACGCCCCCGCGCAGAAGCGCCTGCAGCTGGTGCTGCAGGTCGATGGCGAGATTCGCTGGTGCCCCGGGCTGGGGAGGGCGTGGCCGCCCGAGCCAAGCGGGGCGAAGAGTCCACATACAATCTGGGTAGGCACATGCACCTCACCGTCGACAAGATGA
- the hpt gene encoding hypoxanthine phosphoribosyltransferase — protein MHLTVDKMTFDVLISRQQIEQRVRELGEQITRDYRDKNPILMIVLNGGFIFGSDLMRALDIPVEVDFIKISSYGDQLTSTGEVKMKKDYDSLVGGRHIIVVEDIVDSGLSVSFLKNKFEMQQPASVAFATLLHKPDNSRLDFGLEYVGFEIGPEFVIGYGLDYKQNWRNLPAIYVRVDGRESEHGA, from the coding sequence ATGCACCTCACCGTCGACAAGATGACCTTCGACGTCCTGATCAGCCGGCAGCAAATCGAGCAGCGCGTCCGCGAGCTGGGCGAACAGATCACGCGGGACTACCGGGACAAGAACCCCATCCTGATGATCGTGCTGAACGGCGGCTTCATCTTCGGCTCGGACCTGATGCGCGCCCTGGACATCCCGGTGGAAGTGGACTTCATCAAGATCTCCAGCTACGGGGATCAGTTGACCTCGACGGGCGAGGTGAAAATGAAGAAGGACTACGACAGCCTGGTGGGCGGCCGCCACATCATCGTGGTCGAGGACATCGTGGACAGCGGCCTGTCCGTGAGCTTCCTCAAGAACAAGTTCGAGATGCAGCAGCCCGCCTCCGTGGCCTTCGCCACGCTGCTGCACAAGCCCGACAACAGCCGGCTGGACTTCGGCCTCGAATACGTGGGCTTCGAGATCGGCCCCGAATTCGTGATCGGCTACGGCCTGGACTACAAGCAGAACTGGCGCAATCTGCCGGCCATTTATGTCCGCGTGGACGGTCGGGAAAGCGAGCACGGAGCCTGA